From one Cyprinus carpio isolate SPL01 chromosome B3, ASM1834038v1, whole genome shotgun sequence genomic stretch:
- the LOC109054022 gene encoding uncharacterized protein LOC109054022 isoform X3: protein MTKLQLLHRALNERLMAAVEQIMEMVGGTVLEYEEETIRARKENEVLRRRLRWMEGANRADWPGASEPVTLSTTDEANPSRQDEGAANFGCGPESEALVIKTESTDVPLCSATTLPQSIDQGPDNAGTGAGIAYGLMDSMTWDSAQSYMAPLDFDPTSGPSRVRHWRGPNRRQRMSFACPDCGKVFGSKQRLMVHMRIHSTERPYAYRRRKACFYGDNKKKRKLHRLAQLSREIVADLSDGSEQMNRSEEEPESDHTSSDKEPEKRITTPVQNRRKKKGVVNQMCRCPHCPQRTFARPCQLALHMKTHRVTALINLPTQAQSGAQEIVDANRKLPKRQRKNDVKKEAKLVDKRKLQCPECDKVFLHPGWFRVHTKSHQTKRALLRRSMLIKTELTKEETMEAVPKTTEVQNEKKVKKTYACPHCDKVFSREGWLVPHIRTQHGEGKKRSDYFNVYGSGRTRSQQLVTKQTPHGSPNKDSLRKSRTRGQGPLPCPFCGKVFAWEMRLLMHMQIHCGEKPYAYRQRKKRFYGDLKRGQLPKIHNQEPSGDKSDESEESGIEETVNKNRSAHLNSSATRAVSGALASSTAIEQPTTSYKSSQRTKTKLVSDIMSHFNMQPRIVLQPIMSACKYWSSVPGVADLKSGCSEKSSGFGHEQTPVRVDDEMVDAVEDKTVDSNLCTLPVEFSGHGIQNKPEICYSETEIVCVKVGSPHREPEAEHGNIGGSLAFESSEGNNTKSQQKDDCKVNCPVVSENTARDQVSFIVIDDELEQSDERTAAENAPSECGRRKCDWKCDCKNISAMKLTVMPQSSVLQSLFKETSSGTMQKNVDSKLVCVVLSDGEDDVDEDLSPSKGLDKKKTASAASIQNKQLNVGSTPGKNPSSDSNFPAPDATESTKSIDGASASQHISNDPVRDQMAFTAIRQSDDRPMSSKERMSCQTSDMVFAGKECLSDFNVDKKLLNMETVSSGERKNKKLGLKHQVCNSSRLKSNLDSK from the exons atgacCAAGCTGCAGCTCCTGCACCGCGCGCTGAACGAGCGTCTGATGGCGGCGGTGGAGCAGATCATGGAGATGGTCGGCGGTACGGTGCTGGAGTACGAGGAAGAGACGATCCGAGCACGGAAAGAAAACGAGGTTCTGAGACGGAGACTCCGGTGGATGGAGGGGGCAAACCGAGCCGACTGGCCAG GTGCATCAGAACCTGTTACACTTTCCACCACGGACGAGGCCAATCCATCCCGGCAAGATGAGGGTGCTGCCAACTTTGGATGTGGACCGGAATCAGAAGCTCTTGTGATCAAAACAGAGTCGACTGATGTCCCCCTGTGCAGCGCCACCACATTACCTCAAAGCATTGATCAGGGACCTGACAATGCCGGGACAGGCGCTGGCATTGCCTACGGCCTGATGGACAGCATGACCTGGGACTCTGCCCAAAGTTACATGGCCCCTCTTGACTTTGATCCAACTTCAGGTCCCAGTAGGGTCCGGCATTGGAGAGGACCGAACAGAAGGCAGAGGATGTCCTTTGCCTGTCCAGACTGTGGTAAAGTCTTTGGAAGTAAACAGAGGCTGATGGTTCATATGCGCATTCATTCCACCGAGAGGCCTTATGCGTACCGCCGGCGCAAGGCGTGCTTCTACGGTGACAACAAGAAGAAGAGGAAGCTGCACAGGCTCGCTCAG CTGTCAAGAGAAATTGTGGCCGATCTGTCGGATGGCTCTGAGCAGATGAACAGGAGTGAAGAAGAGCCTGAGAGTGACCACACCAGCAGTGATAAAGAACCAGAAAAGAGAATTACCACCCCTGTGCAGAATCGGCGCAAAAAAAAAGGAGTGGTAAACCAGATGTGTCGGTGTCCTCATTGCCCTCAGCGGACGTTTGCTCGGCCCTGTCAGTTAGCCTTGCACATGAAGACCCACAGAGTCACAGCTCTCATCAACCTGCCCACCCAAGCACAGTCAGGAGCTCAGGAGATAGTGGATGCGAACAGGAAATTACCCAAG AGGCAAAGAAAAAATGATGTGAAGAAGGAGGCCAAATTGGTTGACAAACGTAAGCTCCAGTGTCCAGAGTGTGACAAAGTCTTCTTACATCCAGGCTGGTTTCGTGTCCACACGAAGTCCCATCAGACCAAAAGGGCTTTATTACGCAGAAGTATGCTAATCAAGACTGAG TTGACTAAAGAAGAAACAATGGAGGCAGTGCCTAAAACTACAGAAGTACAGAATGAGAAGAAGGTAAAGAAAACATATGCCTGCCCGCACTGTGATAAAGTGTTTTCTCGTGAAGGATGGCTGGTGCCACACATTCGCACTCAGCATGGGGAAGGAAAGAAAAGGAGTGATTACTTTAACGTGTATGGCAGTGGCCGTACAAGGTCACAACAGCTTGTCACCAAG CAGACGCCTCATGGATCCCCAAACAAAGACTCGTTACGGAAAAGCAGAACCAGAGGTCAAGGGCCACTACCCTGCCCATTTTGTGGCAAAGTTTTTGCTTGGGAAATGCGGCTGTTGATGCACATGCAGATTCACTGTGGAGAGAAACCGTACGCCTATCGGCAGCGCAAGAAACGTTTTTATGGTGACCTGAAAAGGGGCCAACTCCCGAAAATCCATAATCAGGAG CCTTCGGGGGACAAAAGTGATGAGTCTGAAGAATCTGGGATTGAAGAGACGGTGAATAAGAACCGATCTGCACATCTGAACAGCAGTGCAACCCGTGCAGTGTCTGGAGCTCTCGCAAGCAGTACAGCTATTGAGCAGCCTACCACCTCTTACAAGAGCAGTCAAAGAACCAAAACCAAGCTGGTCAGTGACATCATGAGCCACTTCAATATGCAGCCCAGGATCGTTCTACAACCAATTATGAGTGCATGCAAGTACTGGAGCTCAGTGCCTGGGGTAGCTGACTTAAAATCAGGTTGCTCTGAAAAAAGTAGTGGCTTTGGTCATGAACAAACCCCAGTACGGGTTGATGATGAAATGGTGGATGCTGTGGAAGATAAAACTGTGGATTCCAATCTTTGCACATTGCCAGTGGAGTTCTCTGGTCATGGCATCCAAAACAAGCCTGAAATATGCTACAGTGAGACAGAAATAGTCTGTGTGAAGGTTGGATCTCCACATCGTGAACCAGAAGCAGAGCATGGCAACATTGGGGGCTCACTGGCCTTCGAATCTTCTGAGGGAAATAACACAAAGAGTCAACAAAAAGACGACTGCAAAGTTAATTGTCCTGTTGTTTCAGAAAACACAGCCAGAGACCAGGTATCATTTATAGTAATAGATGATGAACTAGAGCAATCAGATGAAAGAACTGCTGCTGAAAATGCTCCGTCTGAATGTGGAAGAAGAAAGTGTGATTGGAAGTGTGATTGTAAGAACATTTCTGCTATGAAATTAACCGTAATGCCACAGAGCAGCGTTTTGCAATCTTTGTTCAAGGAAACTAGTTCTGGCACCATGCAGAAGAACGTTGACTCAAAATTAGTTTGTGTTGTCCTCTCAGATGGTGAAGACGATGTTGATGAAGATTTGAGTCCCTCCAAAGGTTTAGATAAAAAGAAAACTGCCTCTGCTGCTagcattcaaaataaacaattaaatgtggGGAGCACACCTGGCAAAAATCCCTCCAGCGACTCCAACTTTCCAGCTCCAGATGCAACTGAATCTACCAAATCTATTGATGGTGCCTCTGCCTCACAACATATCTCAAATGACCCAGTCAGAGACCAGATGGCCTTTACTGCCATCAGACAATCAGACGACAGGCCCATGAGTTCAAAGGAGAGAATGTCATGTCAAACATCTGATATGGTATTTGCTGGTAAAGAATGTCTGTCGGATTTTAATGTTGACAAGAAACTGCTAAACATGGAGACTGTCAGTAGCGGtgagagaaaaaataagaaactGGGTCTGAAACACCAGGTGTGCAATAGTAGCAGATTGAAAAGTAATTTGGACTCCAAGTAA
- the LOC109054022 gene encoding uncharacterized protein LOC109054022 isoform X1, whose translation MTKLQLLHRALNERLMAAVEQIMEMVGGTVLEYEEETIRARKENEVLRRRLRWMEGANRADWPGASEPVTLSTTDEANPSRQDEGAANFGCGPESEALVIKTESTDVPLCSATTLPQSIDQGPDNAGTGAGIAYGLMDSMTWDSAQSYMAPLDFDPTSGPSRVRHWRGPNRRQRMSFACPDCGKVFGSKQRLMVHMRIHSTERPYAYRRRKACFYGDNKKKRKLHRLAQLSREIVADLSDGSEQMNRSEEEPESDHTSSDKEPEKRITTPVQNRRKKKGVVNQMCRCPHCPQRTFARPCQLALHMKTHRVTALINLPTQAQSGAQEIVDANRKLPKRQRKNDVKKEAKLVDKRKLQCPECDKVFLHPGWFRVHTKSHQTKRALLRRSMLIKTELTKEETMEAVPKTTEVQNEKKVKKTYACPHCDKVFSREGWLVPHIRTQHGEGKKRSDYFNVYGSGRTRSQQLVTKRLRKRKTQKREVAKKMRLNSQKTKGLRKVRDKQRQTSDESILVVDVPIFTKDEDEESTDLPILGTDEAEESEDLPMMGTDEAEECADLTKTGTDEAQQSADLPKTATDESESTSEQSKDITGSDCGTSSAKYLKMRFPCKTCGKDFALEKKLKKHSRKHIGRRLHDEKKRRREQAKMEMELKEKEKRKLEEKKRLDDMSTSNNKPNTTQTPHGSPNKDSLRKSRTRGQGPLPCPFCGKVFAWEMRLLMHMQIHCGEKPYAYRQRKKRFYGDLKRGQLPKIHNQEPSGDKSDESEESGIEETVNKNRSAHLNSSATRAVSGALASSTAIEQPTTSYKSSQRTKTKLVSDIMSHFNMQPRIVLQPIMSACKYWSSVPGVADLKSGCSEKSSGFGHEQTPVRVDDEMVDAVEDKTVDSNLCTLPVEFSGHGIQNKPEICYSETEIVCVKVGSPHREPEAEHGNIGGSLAFESSEGNNTKSQQKDDCKVNCPVVSENTARDQVSFIVIDDELEQSDERTAAENAPSECGRRKCDWKCDCKNISAMKLTVMPQSSVLQSLFKETSSGTMQKNVDSKLVCVVLSDGEDDVDEDLSPSKGLDKKKTASAASIQNKQLNVGSTPGKNPSSDSNFPAPDATESTKSIDGASASQHISNDPVRDQMAFTAIRQSDDRPMSSKERMSCQTSDMVFAGKECLSDFNVDKKLLNMETVSSGERKNKKLGLKHQVCNSSRLKSNLDSK comes from the exons atgacCAAGCTGCAGCTCCTGCACCGCGCGCTGAACGAGCGTCTGATGGCGGCGGTGGAGCAGATCATGGAGATGGTCGGCGGTACGGTGCTGGAGTACGAGGAAGAGACGATCCGAGCACGGAAAGAAAACGAGGTTCTGAGACGGAGACTCCGGTGGATGGAGGGGGCAAACCGAGCCGACTGGCCAG GTGCATCAGAACCTGTTACACTTTCCACCACGGACGAGGCCAATCCATCCCGGCAAGATGAGGGTGCTGCCAACTTTGGATGTGGACCGGAATCAGAAGCTCTTGTGATCAAAACAGAGTCGACTGATGTCCCCCTGTGCAGCGCCACCACATTACCTCAAAGCATTGATCAGGGACCTGACAATGCCGGGACAGGCGCTGGCATTGCCTACGGCCTGATGGACAGCATGACCTGGGACTCTGCCCAAAGTTACATGGCCCCTCTTGACTTTGATCCAACTTCAGGTCCCAGTAGGGTCCGGCATTGGAGAGGACCGAACAGAAGGCAGAGGATGTCCTTTGCCTGTCCAGACTGTGGTAAAGTCTTTGGAAGTAAACAGAGGCTGATGGTTCATATGCGCATTCATTCCACCGAGAGGCCTTATGCGTACCGCCGGCGCAAGGCGTGCTTCTACGGTGACAACAAGAAGAAGAGGAAGCTGCACAGGCTCGCTCAG CTGTCAAGAGAAATTGTGGCCGATCTGTCGGATGGCTCTGAGCAGATGAACAGGAGTGAAGAAGAGCCTGAGAGTGACCACACCAGCAGTGATAAAGAACCAGAAAAGAGAATTACCACCCCTGTGCAGAATCGGCGCAAAAAAAAAGGAGTGGTAAACCAGATGTGTCGGTGTCCTCATTGCCCTCAGCGGACGTTTGCTCGGCCCTGTCAGTTAGCCTTGCACATGAAGACCCACAGAGTCACAGCTCTCATCAACCTGCCCACCCAAGCACAGTCAGGAGCTCAGGAGATAGTGGATGCGAACAGGAAATTACCCAAG AGGCAAAGAAAAAATGATGTGAAGAAGGAGGCCAAATTGGTTGACAAACGTAAGCTCCAGTGTCCAGAGTGTGACAAAGTCTTCTTACATCCAGGCTGGTTTCGTGTCCACACGAAGTCCCATCAGACCAAAAGGGCTTTATTACGCAGAAGTATGCTAATCAAGACTGAG TTGACTAAAGAAGAAACAATGGAGGCAGTGCCTAAAACTACAGAAGTACAGAATGAGAAGAAGGTAAAGAAAACATATGCCTGCCCGCACTGTGATAAAGTGTTTTCTCGTGAAGGATGGCTGGTGCCACACATTCGCACTCAGCATGGGGAAGGAAAGAAAAGGAGTGATTACTTTAACGTGTATGGCAGTGGCCGTACAAGGTCACAACAGCTTGTCACCAAG CGATTACGTAAGCGCAAAACTCAGAAACGGGAAGTCGCTAAGAAGATGAGACTGAATAGCCAGAAAACTAAAGGATTAAGGAAGGTCAGGGATAAACAACGTCAAACAAGTGATGAGTCCATCCTGGTTGTTGATGTGCCAATATTCACAAAAGATGAGGACGAAGAAAGTACAGATCTTCCTATATTGGGCACAGATGAGGCTGAAGAAAGTGAAGATCTTCCTATGATGGGCACAGATGAGGCTGAAGAATGTGCAGATCTTACAAAAACGGGCACAGATGAGGCACAACAAAGTGCAGATCTTCCTAAAACGGCCACAGATGAGTCGGAGAGCACTTCTGAGCAATCAAAGGACATCACAGGCTCTGACTGTGGAACATCAAGCGCTAAATATCTGAAGATGAGGTTTCCATGCAAAACATGTGGCAAAGACTTTGCTCTGGAGAAGAAGCTAAAGAAGCATTCAAGGAAACATATAGGACGTAGGTTAcatgatgaaaagaaaagaagacgAGAGCAAGCTAAAATGGAAATGGAGcttaaggaaaaagaaaaaaggaaattggAGGAAAAAAAGAGGCTTGATGATATGTCAACAAGTAATAACAAACCAAATACTACG CAGACGCCTCATGGATCCCCAAACAAAGACTCGTTACGGAAAAGCAGAACCAGAGGTCAAGGGCCACTACCCTGCCCATTTTGTGGCAAAGTTTTTGCTTGGGAAATGCGGCTGTTGATGCACATGCAGATTCACTGTGGAGAGAAACCGTACGCCTATCGGCAGCGCAAGAAACGTTTTTATGGTGACCTGAAAAGGGGCCAACTCCCGAAAATCCATAATCAGGAG CCTTCGGGGGACAAAAGTGATGAGTCTGAAGAATCTGGGATTGAAGAGACGGTGAATAAGAACCGATCTGCACATCTGAACAGCAGTGCAACCCGTGCAGTGTCTGGAGCTCTCGCAAGCAGTACAGCTATTGAGCAGCCTACCACCTCTTACAAGAGCAGTCAAAGAACCAAAACCAAGCTGGTCAGTGACATCATGAGCCACTTCAATATGCAGCCCAGGATCGTTCTACAACCAATTATGAGTGCATGCAAGTACTGGAGCTCAGTGCCTGGGGTAGCTGACTTAAAATCAGGTTGCTCTGAAAAAAGTAGTGGCTTTGGTCATGAACAAACCCCAGTACGGGTTGATGATGAAATGGTGGATGCTGTGGAAGATAAAACTGTGGATTCCAATCTTTGCACATTGCCAGTGGAGTTCTCTGGTCATGGCATCCAAAACAAGCCTGAAATATGCTACAGTGAGACAGAAATAGTCTGTGTGAAGGTTGGATCTCCACATCGTGAACCAGAAGCAGAGCATGGCAACATTGGGGGCTCACTGGCCTTCGAATCTTCTGAGGGAAATAACACAAAGAGTCAACAAAAAGACGACTGCAAAGTTAATTGTCCTGTTGTTTCAGAAAACACAGCCAGAGACCAGGTATCATTTATAGTAATAGATGATGAACTAGAGCAATCAGATGAAAGAACTGCTGCTGAAAATGCTCCGTCTGAATGTGGAAGAAGAAAGTGTGATTGGAAGTGTGATTGTAAGAACATTTCTGCTATGAAATTAACCGTAATGCCACAGAGCAGCGTTTTGCAATCTTTGTTCAAGGAAACTAGTTCTGGCACCATGCAGAAGAACGTTGACTCAAAATTAGTTTGTGTTGTCCTCTCAGATGGTGAAGACGATGTTGATGAAGATTTGAGTCCCTCCAAAGGTTTAGATAAAAAGAAAACTGCCTCTGCTGCTagcattcaaaataaacaattaaatgtggGGAGCACACCTGGCAAAAATCCCTCCAGCGACTCCAACTTTCCAGCTCCAGATGCAACTGAATCTACCAAATCTATTGATGGTGCCTCTGCCTCACAACATATCTCAAATGACCCAGTCAGAGACCAGATGGCCTTTACTGCCATCAGACAATCAGACGACAGGCCCATGAGTTCAAAGGAGAGAATGTCATGTCAAACATCTGATATGGTATTTGCTGGTAAAGAATGTCTGTCGGATTTTAATGTTGACAAGAAACTGCTAAACATGGAGACTGTCAGTAGCGGtgagagaaaaaataagaaactGGGTCTGAAACACCAGGTGTGCAATAGTAGCAGATTGAAAAGTAATTTGGACTCCAAGTAA
- the LOC109054022 gene encoding uncharacterized protein LOC109054022 isoform X2 — MTKLQLLHRALNERLMAAVEQIMEMVGGTVLEYEEETIRARKENEVLRRRLRWMEGANRADWPGASEPVTLSTTDEANPSRQDEGAANFGCGPESEALVIKTESTDVPLCSATTLPQSIDQGPDNAGTGAGIAYGLMDSMTWDSAQSYMAPLDFDPTSGPSRVRHWRGPNRRQRMSFACPDCGKVFGSKQRLMVHMRIHSTERPYAYRRRKACFYGDNKKKRKLHRLAQLSREIVADLSDGSEQMNRSEEEPESDHTSSDKEPEKRITTPVQNRRKKKGVVNQMCRCPHCPQRTFARPCQLALHMKTHRVTALINLPTQAQSGAQEIVDANRKLPKRQRKNDVKKEAKLVDKRKLQCPECDKVFLHPGWFRVHTKSHQTKRALLRRSMLIKTELTKEETMEAVPKTTEVQNEKKVKKTYACPHCDKVFSREGWLVPHIRTQHGEGKKRSDYFNVYGSGRTRSQQLVTKRLRKRKTQKREVAKKMRLNSQKTKGLRKVRDKQRQTSDESILVVDVPIFTKDEDEESTDLPILGTDEAEESEDLPMMGTDEAEECADLTKTGTDEAQQSADLPKTATDESESTSEQSKDITGSDCGTSSAKYLKMRFPCKTCGKDFALEKKLKKHSRKHIGRRLHDEKKRRREQAKMEMELKEKEKRKLEEKKRLDDMSTSNNKPNTTTPHGSPNKDSLRKSRTRGQGPLPCPFCGKVFAWEMRLLMHMQIHCGEKPYAYRQRKKRFYGDLKRGQLPKIHNQEPSGDKSDESEESGIEETVNKNRSAHLNSSATRAVSGALASSTAIEQPTTSYKSSQRTKTKLVSDIMSHFNMQPRIVLQPIMSACKYWSSVPGVADLKSGCSEKSSGFGHEQTPVRVDDEMVDAVEDKTVDSNLCTLPVEFSGHGIQNKPEICYSETEIVCVKVGSPHREPEAEHGNIGGSLAFESSEGNNTKSQQKDDCKVNCPVVSENTARDQVSFIVIDDELEQSDERTAAENAPSECGRRKCDWKCDCKNISAMKLTVMPQSSVLQSLFKETSSGTMQKNVDSKLVCVVLSDGEDDVDEDLSPSKGLDKKKTASAASIQNKQLNVGSTPGKNPSSDSNFPAPDATESTKSIDGASASQHISNDPVRDQMAFTAIRQSDDRPMSSKERMSCQTSDMVFAGKECLSDFNVDKKLLNMETVSSGERKNKKLGLKHQVCNSSRLKSNLDSK; from the exons atgacCAAGCTGCAGCTCCTGCACCGCGCGCTGAACGAGCGTCTGATGGCGGCGGTGGAGCAGATCATGGAGATGGTCGGCGGTACGGTGCTGGAGTACGAGGAAGAGACGATCCGAGCACGGAAAGAAAACGAGGTTCTGAGACGGAGACTCCGGTGGATGGAGGGGGCAAACCGAGCCGACTGGCCAG GTGCATCAGAACCTGTTACACTTTCCACCACGGACGAGGCCAATCCATCCCGGCAAGATGAGGGTGCTGCCAACTTTGGATGTGGACCGGAATCAGAAGCTCTTGTGATCAAAACAGAGTCGACTGATGTCCCCCTGTGCAGCGCCACCACATTACCTCAAAGCATTGATCAGGGACCTGACAATGCCGGGACAGGCGCTGGCATTGCCTACGGCCTGATGGACAGCATGACCTGGGACTCTGCCCAAAGTTACATGGCCCCTCTTGACTTTGATCCAACTTCAGGTCCCAGTAGGGTCCGGCATTGGAGAGGACCGAACAGAAGGCAGAGGATGTCCTTTGCCTGTCCAGACTGTGGTAAAGTCTTTGGAAGTAAACAGAGGCTGATGGTTCATATGCGCATTCATTCCACCGAGAGGCCTTATGCGTACCGCCGGCGCAAGGCGTGCTTCTACGGTGACAACAAGAAGAAGAGGAAGCTGCACAGGCTCGCTCAG CTGTCAAGAGAAATTGTGGCCGATCTGTCGGATGGCTCTGAGCAGATGAACAGGAGTGAAGAAGAGCCTGAGAGTGACCACACCAGCAGTGATAAAGAACCAGAAAAGAGAATTACCACCCCTGTGCAGAATCGGCGCAAAAAAAAAGGAGTGGTAAACCAGATGTGTCGGTGTCCTCATTGCCCTCAGCGGACGTTTGCTCGGCCCTGTCAGTTAGCCTTGCACATGAAGACCCACAGAGTCACAGCTCTCATCAACCTGCCCACCCAAGCACAGTCAGGAGCTCAGGAGATAGTGGATGCGAACAGGAAATTACCCAAG AGGCAAAGAAAAAATGATGTGAAGAAGGAGGCCAAATTGGTTGACAAACGTAAGCTCCAGTGTCCAGAGTGTGACAAAGTCTTCTTACATCCAGGCTGGTTTCGTGTCCACACGAAGTCCCATCAGACCAAAAGGGCTTTATTACGCAGAAGTATGCTAATCAAGACTGAG TTGACTAAAGAAGAAACAATGGAGGCAGTGCCTAAAACTACAGAAGTACAGAATGAGAAGAAGGTAAAGAAAACATATGCCTGCCCGCACTGTGATAAAGTGTTTTCTCGTGAAGGATGGCTGGTGCCACACATTCGCACTCAGCATGGGGAAGGAAAGAAAAGGAGTGATTACTTTAACGTGTATGGCAGTGGCCGTACAAGGTCACAACAGCTTGTCACCAAG CGATTACGTAAGCGCAAAACTCAGAAACGGGAAGTCGCTAAGAAGATGAGACTGAATAGCCAGAAAACTAAAGGATTAAGGAAGGTCAGGGATAAACAACGTCAAACAAGTGATGAGTCCATCCTGGTTGTTGATGTGCCAATATTCACAAAAGATGAGGACGAAGAAAGTACAGATCTTCCTATATTGGGCACAGATGAGGCTGAAGAAAGTGAAGATCTTCCTATGATGGGCACAGATGAGGCTGAAGAATGTGCAGATCTTACAAAAACGGGCACAGATGAGGCACAACAAAGTGCAGATCTTCCTAAAACGGCCACAGATGAGTCGGAGAGCACTTCTGAGCAATCAAAGGACATCACAGGCTCTGACTGTGGAACATCAAGCGCTAAATATCTGAAGATGAGGTTTCCATGCAAAACATGTGGCAAAGACTTTGCTCTGGAGAAGAAGCTAAAGAAGCATTCAAGGAAACATATAGGACGTAGGTTAcatgatgaaaagaaaagaagacgAGAGCAAGCTAAAATGGAAATGGAGcttaaggaaaaagaaaaaaggaaattggAGGAAAAAAAGAGGCTTGATGATATGTCAACAAGTAATAACAAACCAAATACTACG ACGCCTCATGGATCCCCAAACAAAGACTCGTTACGGAAAAGCAGAACCAGAGGTCAAGGGCCACTACCCTGCCCATTTTGTGGCAAAGTTTTTGCTTGGGAAATGCGGCTGTTGATGCACATGCAGATTCACTGTGGAGAGAAACCGTACGCCTATCGGCAGCGCAAGAAACGTTTTTATGGTGACCTGAAAAGGGGCCAACTCCCGAAAATCCATAATCAGGAG CCTTCGGGGGACAAAAGTGATGAGTCTGAAGAATCTGGGATTGAAGAGACGGTGAATAAGAACCGATCTGCACATCTGAACAGCAGTGCAACCCGTGCAGTGTCTGGAGCTCTCGCAAGCAGTACAGCTATTGAGCAGCCTACCACCTCTTACAAGAGCAGTCAAAGAACCAAAACCAAGCTGGTCAGTGACATCATGAGCCACTTCAATATGCAGCCCAGGATCGTTCTACAACCAATTATGAGTGCATGCAAGTACTGGAGCTCAGTGCCTGGGGTAGCTGACTTAAAATCAGGTTGCTCTGAAAAAAGTAGTGGCTTTGGTCATGAACAAACCCCAGTACGGGTTGATGATGAAATGGTGGATGCTGTGGAAGATAAAACTGTGGATTCCAATCTTTGCACATTGCCAGTGGAGTTCTCTGGTCATGGCATCCAAAACAAGCCTGAAATATGCTACAGTGAGACAGAAATAGTCTGTGTGAAGGTTGGATCTCCACATCGTGAACCAGAAGCAGAGCATGGCAACATTGGGGGCTCACTGGCCTTCGAATCTTCTGAGGGAAATAACACAAAGAGTCAACAAAAAGACGACTGCAAAGTTAATTGTCCTGTTGTTTCAGAAAACACAGCCAGAGACCAGGTATCATTTATAGTAATAGATGATGAACTAGAGCAATCAGATGAAAGAACTGCTGCTGAAAATGCTCCGTCTGAATGTGGAAGAAGAAAGTGTGATTGGAAGTGTGATTGTAAGAACATTTCTGCTATGAAATTAACCGTAATGCCACAGAGCAGCGTTTTGCAATCTTTGTTCAAGGAAACTAGTTCTGGCACCATGCAGAAGAACGTTGACTCAAAATTAGTTTGTGTTGTCCTCTCAGATGGTGAAGACGATGTTGATGAAGATTTGAGTCCCTCCAAAGGTTTAGATAAAAAGAAAACTGCCTCTGCTGCTagcattcaaaataaacaattaaatgtggGGAGCACACCTGGCAAAAATCCCTCCAGCGACTCCAACTTTCCAGCTCCAGATGCAACTGAATCTACCAAATCTATTGATGGTGCCTCTGCCTCACAACATATCTCAAATGACCCAGTCAGAGACCAGATGGCCTTTACTGCCATCAGACAATCAGACGACAGGCCCATGAGTTCAAAGGAGAGAATGTCATGTCAAACATCTGATATGGTATTTGCTGGTAAAGAATGTCTGTCGGATTTTAATGTTGACAAGAAACTGCTAAACATGGAGACTGTCAGTAGCGGtgagagaaaaaataagaaactGGGTCTGAAACACCAGGTGTGCAATAGTAGCAGATTGAAAAGTAATTTGGACTCCAAGTAA